One segment of Aquimarina sp. BL5 DNA contains the following:
- a CDS encoding ABC transporter substrate-binding protein — protein MNRLTSIIHYLAAIYLCTLCFSCGNSSKEDKDHLVFRYNEYSNIPTLDPAFARNPPIIWATNQLFNGLVQLDDSLHIQPDIAKKWTISDDNLIYTFTLRDNVKFHKHTAFKTKDSTRTVTAKDFEYSFNRLIDPKVASPGNWVLKNVENYKAINDTTFRVQLKKPFPAFLGLMSMRYCSVVPEEVITFYGTKFRANPIGTGPFRFKLWKENIKLILRRNELYFEKDKNGKQLPYLEAVAVTFLPDKQTEFLQFAKGNIDFLNSLDASYKDELLTPSGKLRDKFKDKIKFTKSPYLNSEYLGFYLEGNNEEVKSELIRKAINYGFDRQKMITYLKNGVGTPATSGFIPNGLPGYNAQKGYEYNPSKAEQLIKEYIKRSGNKKPTIRIATDNNYQSLFEFIQREMEKVGLTVIVDVMTPSTIREKKWSGELDTFRASWIADYPDAENFLSPFYSKNFTPNGPNYTHFKNETFDQLYEKSFSITDNKLREELYIKMDSIVIAHAPIVPLYYDQATRFVQNSVKGLTNNPQNFLVLKRVWKEKTP, from the coding sequence ATCAACCGATTAACTTCCATAATTCACTATTTAGCAGCAATTTACCTGTGTACTCTCTGCTTTTCTTGTGGAAATTCTTCTAAAGAAGACAAAGATCATCTGGTATTCAGATATAATGAATATTCTAATATCCCTACCTTAGATCCTGCATTTGCCCGAAACCCACCAATTATTTGGGCAACAAACCAATTATTCAATGGCCTTGTGCAATTAGACGATTCATTACACATACAGCCGGATATTGCAAAAAAATGGACAATTTCGGATGATAACTTAATCTATACTTTCACTTTAAGAGATAATGTGAAGTTCCATAAACATACCGCCTTTAAAACTAAAGATAGCACACGAACAGTAACAGCAAAGGATTTTGAATATAGTTTTAACAGACTTATTGACCCAAAAGTTGCATCTCCTGGAAATTGGGTCTTAAAAAACGTAGAAAATTATAAAGCAATTAATGATACTACCTTTCGGGTACAACTAAAAAAACCTTTTCCTGCCTTTTTAGGATTGATGAGTATGCGATATTGCTCCGTAGTACCAGAAGAAGTTATAACATTCTATGGTACGAAATTTAGAGCAAATCCAATTGGAACTGGACCTTTTAGATTTAAACTTTGGAAAGAAAACATCAAACTGATATTACGTCGCAATGAGCTTTATTTTGAAAAAGACAAAAACGGAAAACAATTACCTTATCTCGAAGCTGTTGCAGTTACATTTTTACCGGATAAACAAACAGAATTTTTGCAATTTGCTAAAGGAAATATTGATTTTCTAAATAGTCTGGATGCATCGTACAAAGATGAATTACTCACACCTAGTGGTAAACTAAGAGACAAGTTTAAAGACAAAATTAAGTTTACAAAAAGCCCTTACTTAAATTCAGAATACTTAGGCTTTTACCTAGAAGGAAATAACGAAGAAGTTAAATCTGAATTGATAAGAAAAGCAATTAATTATGGGTTCGATAGACAAAAAATGATCACCTATTTAAAGAACGGAGTTGGAACTCCCGCTACTAGTGGCTTTATACCCAATGGGCTACCAGGTTATAATGCACAAAAGGGATACGAGTATAATCCGTCAAAAGCAGAACAACTCATTAAAGAATATATAAAGCGCAGTGGCAACAAAAAACCAACTATTAGGATTGCTACAGATAATAACTACCAAAGTTTGTTTGAATTTATTCAAAGAGAAATGGAAAAAGTCGGCCTTACGGTTATTGTCGATGTAATGACTCCTTCCACGATAAGAGAAAAGAAATGGAGTGGTGAATTGGACACATTTAGGGCAAGCTGGATTGCGGATTATCCAGATGCCGAGAATTTCTTATCCCCTTTCTATAGTAAAAACTTCACTCCAAATGGTCCCAACTACACTCATTTTAAAAACGAAACTTTTGACCAACTTTACGAAAAGAGTTTTTCTATCACAGATAATAAACTAAGAGAAGAATTATACATAAAAATGGACTCTATAGTAATTGCACATGCTCCCATAGTTCCCTTGTATTATGATCAAGCTACACGATTTGTTCAAAACAGTGTAAAAGGATTAACTAATAACCCACAAAACTTCTTAGTCTTAAAGCGGGTTTGGAAGGAGAAGACTCCTTAA
- a CDS encoding GlmU family protein, whose translation MNYILFDGASRNSLLPFTYTRPVADIRIGILTIREKWEQYLGFTTSTITEEYLSGKFPMVELEENVMINASYLPTENLVIMVKNLEPNQAIFFEDEPIAFYAKEDQEVDFDTYDVIQYSYDDVFTVKYTWDIFSKNERAIKEDFDLLTKDRESQPIPTSNNVIAPENVFLEEGARLEFATLNASGGPIYIGKDAEIMEGSLIRGPFALCDHATVKMGAKIYGGTTVGPHSKVGGEVNNSVIFGYSNKGHDGFIGNTVLGEWCNLGADTNTSNLKNNYAPVRLWNYETEGFAKTGLQFCGLMMGDHSKCGINTMFNTGTVVGVNANIFGSGFPRNFVPSYSWGGNSGFTTYLTKKAFEVAKVVMSRRNIELTEEDQKILEHVFEETKTWRKSYV comes from the coding sequence ATGAATTATATTCTTTTTGATGGAGCTTCCAGAAATTCACTACTTCCTTTTACATATACCAGACCAGTAGCTGATATCAGGATTGGTATTTTAACCATTCGTGAGAAATGGGAGCAATATTTGGGATTTACAACCTCTACAATTACCGAAGAATACCTTAGTGGTAAGTTTCCTATGGTAGAATTAGAAGAGAATGTAATGATAAATGCTTCTTATTTACCAACAGAGAATCTAGTAATTATGGTGAAGAACTTAGAACCGAATCAAGCTATATTTTTTGAAGACGAACCAATTGCTTTTTATGCAAAAGAAGATCAGGAAGTAGATTTTGACACCTATGATGTAATTCAGTATAGCTATGATGATGTATTTACGGTAAAATATACCTGGGATATTTTTTCTAAAAATGAACGAGCAATCAAGGAAGATTTTGATTTACTTACTAAAGATCGCGAGAGTCAACCAATTCCAACAAGTAATAATGTCATTGCGCCAGAAAATGTTTTCTTAGAAGAAGGTGCTAGATTAGAATTCGCAACACTTAATGCATCTGGAGGACCGATATATATAGGAAAAGATGCAGAAATTATGGAAGGTAGTCTTATTCGAGGACCTTTTGCTCTTTGTGATCATGCCACCGTAAAAATGGGAGCTAAGATATATGGCGGTACTACAGTAGGGCCACATTCTAAAGTAGGAGGAGAGGTTAATAATTCTGTGATATTTGGATATTCTAATAAAGGTCATGATGGATTTATAGGTAATACGGTATTAGGAGAATGGTGTAATCTTGGAGCAGATACGAATACCTCTAATCTTAAAAACAACTATGCGCCGGTACGATTATGGAATTATGAAACAGAAGGTTTTGCGAAAACAGGATTACAGTTTTGTGGTTTAATGATGGGTGATCATTCTAAATGTGGTATCAATACAATGTTTAATACAGGAACTGTAGTAGGAGTTAATGCTAATATTTTCGGTAGTGGATTCCCACGTAATTTTGTACCTAGTTATAGTTGGGGAGGCAATAGTGGATTTACTACCTATTTAACCAAAAAAGCTTTTGAAGTAGCAAAAGTAGTGATGTCTAGACGAAATATAGAACTAACAGAAGAAGATCAAAAGATTCTGGAGCACGTTTTCGAAGAAACAAAAACGTGGCGTAAGAGTTATGTATAA
- a CDS encoding type B 50S ribosomal protein L31, producing the protein MRKDIHPDNYRLVAFKDMSNDEVFLTKSTANTKETLEVDGVEYPLVKLEISRTSHPFYTGKSKLIDTAGRIDKFKNKYAKFKK; encoded by the coding sequence ATGAGAAAAGATATTCACCCAGATAATTACAGACTAGTTGCCTTTAAGGATATGTCGAATGATGAGGTTTTTTTAACTAAATCTACTGCGAATACTAAAGAAACACTTGAGGTTGATGGTGTTGAGTATCCGTTAGTGAAATTAGAAATTTCTAGAACATCTCATCCTTTTTATACAGGTAAGTCTAAACTAATCGATACTGCAGGACGTATCGATAAGTTCAAAAACAAATACGCTAAGTTCAAAAAGTAA
- a CDS encoding DUF4199 domain-containing protein yields the protein MKSKSIPSKKYILKYGVLFGIASIIFSLTSYLTGNYTDQGVFHLIILFFITITSIIAGLLIFKKNNNGYMSLGEALKISIGISLLGGLMAILWKVLLIKVIDPEIITQIEDKQIKRIAKTATNFTQENIERKIAITRKYTSPIRMILIALAEDLINGILFGLIGGLIIRKKRDPFN from the coding sequence ATGAAAAGTAAGAGCATTCCTTCAAAAAAATATATCCTAAAATATGGTGTTCTTTTTGGGATAGCGAGTATTATTTTTAGTCTTACCTCTTACTTAACCGGTAATTACACCGATCAAGGTGTATTCCATTTAATTATTCTTTTTTTCATAACTATTACCAGCATCATTGCCGGTCTGCTTATTTTTAAAAAAAATAACAATGGTTATATGAGTCTTGGAGAAGCGTTAAAGATTAGTATAGGAATATCTTTGTTAGGAGGATTAATGGCTATATTATGGAAGGTTTTATTAATTAAAGTAATAGATCCTGAAATTATTACACAAATTGAAGACAAGCAAATCAAACGTATTGCAAAAACTGCTACCAATTTCACCCAAGAAAATATTGAAAGAAAAATTGCGATCACAAGAAAATATACTTCTCCCATTCGAATGATTTTAATTGCTCTTGCAGAAGATTTGATTAATGGTATTTTATTCGGTCTTATTGGCGGACTCATCATCAGAAAAAAGCGAGACCCTTTTAATTAG
- a CDS encoding DUF4199 domain-containing protein: MEKPVKSNGIAQGITLGVILSLITVIAYAVYQDFFTKLWYINLAIAILLPITLGIIAAVKSRKQLEGFISFKSAFTSYFITVVIGTLISSVVAILIFNVVDPEAALDIKEKGIQVSVDFMESMGAPQEEIEKQIAKAEEQDTLSLGSQVKGWFGWMIFYIIIGLLACLAVKKKEPLY, from the coding sequence ATGGAAAAACCAGTAAAATCTAATGGAATTGCTCAAGGTATCACTTTAGGAGTAATTCTTTCATTAATTACTGTAATAGCATATGCGGTGTATCAAGATTTTTTTACTAAATTATGGTACATAAACTTGGCAATTGCAATACTATTACCTATCACACTTGGGATCATAGCAGCAGTAAAAAGCAGGAAACAATTAGAAGGTTTCATTTCTTTTAAATCTGCATTTACTTCATACTTTATTACTGTTGTAATCGGAACGCTTATTAGCTCGGTAGTAGCCATACTTATTTTTAATGTAGTTGACCCAGAAGCTGCTTTGGATATAAAGGAAAAAGGAATTCAAGTTTCTGTTGATTTTATGGAAAGTATGGGAGCACCGCAAGAAGAAATAGAAAAGCAAATTGCTAAAGCTGAAGAACAAGATACTTTAAGCTTAGGGTCTCAGGTCAAAGGATGGTTTGGATGGATGATATTTTATATCATCATCGGACTATTAGCTTGTTTGGCCGTAAAAAAGAAAGAACCTTTATATTAA
- a CDS encoding DUF4199 domain-containing protein, translating to MGISHKNFLNYILGVAFLSGISRVALDYISRILELSPILYYVTFLIAFILEIILIIYVIKKYKNIKGSLTIIDALKTGIIIMGAIGLCYCSMAYVYDVYIDPDFQINTQLRFTEQFSPDQLDQVKLNLENQDASKSYIGVIMYTIWFVFLGAVISLIAGSVFKTNSASK from the coding sequence ATGGGGATTTCTCATAAAAATTTTCTTAACTATATTCTTGGCGTAGCCTTTTTATCTGGTATTTCCAGAGTTGCTTTGGACTATATATCCAGAATATTAGAACTCTCTCCTATTCTATATTATGTTACTTTTTTGATTGCTTTTATACTAGAGATTATTCTCATTATATATGTAATTAAAAAATATAAAAACATAAAAGGTAGTTTAACCATTATAGACGCTCTAAAAACGGGTATCATTATTATGGGAGCGATTGGACTATGCTACTGTTCTATGGCATATGTTTATGATGTTTATATCGATCCTGATTTTCAAATAAATACACAGTTACGATTTACAGAACAATTTTCTCCAGATCAGTTGGATCAAGTAAAACTAAATCTTGAGAATCAAGATGCTAGTAAGTCTTATATTGGGGTCATTATGTATACAATTTGGTTTGTATTTTTAGGAGCTGTGATATCTTTAATTGCAGGTTCTGTTTTTAAAACTAATTCAGCATCAAAATAA
- a CDS encoding glycosyltransferase family 2 protein, which produces MDISVVIPLLNEQESLTELYDWIAKVMQSNSYSYEIIFIDDGSTDGSWDVITTLSKKDQNVKGIQFLRNYGKSQALHAGFAEALGDVVITMDADLQDNPEEIPELYDLIIKDNYDLISGWKKKRYDSVIAKNLPSKLFNAAARKTSGLKLHDFNCGLKAYKNQVVKHVDVHGEMHRYIPVLAKNAGFNKIGEKVVLHQARKYGKTKFGMSRFINGFLDLITIWFMSRFGKRPMHFFGLIGTILFIVGFCFSLYLGIDKLFIETKGRLIAQRPEFYVALTSMILGTQFFLAGFLGEIILTSKRDKERYNISEKIHL; this is translated from the coding sequence ATGGATATTTCTGTTGTCATACCGTTGCTTAACGAGCAGGAATCGCTTACCGAATTATATGATTGGATCGCAAAGGTAATGCAATCCAACTCTTACTCGTATGAAATCATTTTTATAGATGACGGCAGTACAGATGGATCTTGGGATGTCATTACTACCTTATCAAAAAAGGACCAAAACGTAAAAGGAATACAATTCTTGAGAAATTATGGTAAGTCTCAGGCTTTACATGCTGGTTTTGCAGAAGCTCTAGGTGATGTAGTCATTACCATGGATGCAGATTTACAAGATAATCCAGAAGAAATACCTGAATTATATGATCTGATTATCAAAGATAATTATGATTTGATTTCTGGATGGAAAAAGAAACGATACGATTCTGTAATCGCTAAAAATTTACCTTCCAAATTATTTAATGCTGCCGCAAGAAAAACATCGGGTCTAAAATTACACGATTTTAACTGTGGATTGAAAGCATATAAAAATCAAGTGGTGAAACATGTTGATGTACATGGAGAAATGCATCGCTATATTCCTGTATTGGCAAAAAATGCTGGTTTTAATAAAATTGGTGAAAAGGTAGTATTACACCAGGCAAGAAAGTATGGTAAAACTAAATTTGGGATGAGTCGTTTTATAAATGGTTTCTTAGATTTAATTACCATTTGGTTTATGTCTCGCTTTGGTAAGCGCCCAATGCATTTCTTTGGACTGATCGGTACCATTCTTTTTATTGTTGGATTTTGCTTTTCATTGTATCTAGGAATTGACAAACTCTTTATAGAAACAAAAGGAAGATTAATTGCTCAACGACCTGAATTCTATGTAGCATTGACATCTATGATATTAGGAACACAGTTTTTTCTTGCTGGATTCCTGGGAGAGATCATTTTAACAAGCAAGCGAGATAAAGAACGATATAACATTTCTGAGAAAATACATCTCTAA
- a CDS encoding phospho-sugar mutase → MQISDSVLNTRVEEWLSPIFDTQTQEQISQLKQNNPEILKESFYKDLEFGTGGMRGIMGVGTNRINKYTLGKSTQGLSNYLKKEFPGEQAKAVIAYDCRNNSDTLAQLVADVFSANGVQVYLFSSLRPTPELSYAVKELNCHCGIVLTASHNPPEYNGYKVYWQDGGQLVPPQDGEIIAEINSLNYTDIKFDANTDLIQKIDKEIDVPFIENSVKKGSFAATQEAKDNTTIVFTSLHGTSITSVPETLEKAGYKNVHIVKEQEIPDGNFPTVKSPNPEEPEALAMAMELAKKVDADIVIGTDPDCDRLGIAIRNNLGELQLLNGNQTMVVMTWFLLKHYKEKGLNGNEFIASTIVSTPMLRNLGEAYGVEYKEVLTGFKWIAKLIKDFPEKHFIGGGEESFGFMVGDFVRDKDAVTSTLLACEIVAYTKSHGSSFYQELLKLYTDHGFYKESLISLVKKGIKGAEEIKQTMIDLRNNPPTALNNEKIVLIEDYHTSIAKNTQDRTEQTIDVPKSNVLIFYTEAGSKIAARPSGTEPKIKFYISVQESLATTADFDKVQEKLDHKIEVIKKDLQLT, encoded by the coding sequence ATGCAGATTTCAGATTCCGTACTAAATACCCGAGTTGAAGAGTGGCTATCACCTATTTTTGATACTCAAACACAAGAACAAATTTCACAATTAAAGCAAAACAATCCCGAAATTCTTAAAGAGAGTTTTTATAAGGACTTAGAATTTGGTACAGGTGGTATGCGCGGTATCATGGGAGTAGGAACAAATCGCATTAATAAATATACTTTAGGAAAAAGTACACAAGGTTTAAGTAATTACCTAAAAAAAGAATTTCCTGGAGAACAAGCAAAAGCTGTAATAGCTTACGATTGCAGAAACAATAGCGATACCTTAGCCCAACTTGTTGCCGATGTATTTTCTGCTAATGGGGTTCAAGTATATCTATTTTCTAGTTTACGACCAACACCGGAGTTATCATACGCCGTGAAAGAATTAAATTGTCATTGTGGAATCGTACTAACTGCTAGTCATAATCCGCCAGAATACAATGGATACAAAGTATACTGGCAAGACGGAGGGCAATTAGTTCCCCCACAAGATGGTGAGATTATTGCCGAAATTAACTCACTAAATTATACCGATATCAAGTTTGATGCAAACACTGATTTAATTCAGAAAATTGATAAAGAAATTGATGTACCTTTTATAGAGAACAGTGTTAAGAAAGGAAGTTTTGCTGCTACTCAAGAGGCCAAAGATAATACGACTATTGTATTCACCTCGTTACACGGTACTTCTATTACTTCAGTTCCTGAGACATTAGAAAAAGCTGGGTACAAAAATGTACACATCGTAAAAGAACAAGAAATTCCTGATGGTAATTTTCCAACAGTAAAATCTCCAAATCCAGAAGAACCTGAAGCACTTGCCATGGCGATGGAATTGGCAAAAAAAGTAGATGCCGACATTGTAATCGGTACAGATCCGGATTGTGATCGACTAGGAATTGCCATTCGTAACAATCTAGGAGAATTACAATTGCTTAATGGAAACCAAACTATGGTAGTAATGACTTGGTTTTTATTAAAACACTATAAAGAAAAAGGATTAAATGGCAATGAATTTATAGCTTCTACTATAGTGTCTACTCCGATGCTAAGAAATCTTGGTGAAGCATATGGTGTAGAATATAAAGAAGTACTTACAGGATTTAAGTGGATTGCTAAACTCATCAAAGATTTTCCTGAAAAACACTTTATTGGTGGTGGAGAAGAAAGTTTTGGCTTTATGGTTGGTGATTTTGTTCGTGATAAAGATGCTGTTACTTCTACTCTATTAGCCTGTGAAATAGTAGCATATACAAAATCTCATGGCAGTTCGTTTTATCAAGAGCTATTAAAACTATACACAGATCACGGATTTTATAAAGAAAGTTTGATTTCTCTTGTTAAAAAAGGAATTAAAGGCGCTGAGGAGATAAAACAAACAATGATTGATTTAAGAAATAACCCTCCGACAGCACTAAACAACGAAAAAATAGTACTGATCGAAGATTATCATACGAGTATTGCCAAAAATACCCAAGATCGCACGGAGCAAACTATTGATGTCCCTAAATCCAATGTATTAATCTTTTACACAGAAGCAGGAAGCAAAATCGCTGCAAGACCAAGCGGAACCGAACCAAAAATCAAATTCTATATAAGTGTACAAGAGTCTTTAGCAACTACTGCTGATTTTGATAAAGTACAGGAAAAACTAGATCATAAAATAGAAGTCATCAAAAAAGATTTACAATTAACTTAA
- a CDS encoding ABC transporter ATP-binding protein, which produces MNYFKQILRFAKPYKSFGILNIICNIFYALFSALSFIALIPMLKVLFNKEKNTVYPEPVWKGIASSKDYLMDSLNIFISENVASKGELYVLTYMIIAIITIFMLKNLFNYLAMYFITFLRNGVLRDIRDELYEKTISLPLSFFSEKRKGDTMARISTDVLEIQHSFLSILELIVREPLTILFTLIFMFYLSTTLTLFVFIFIPVSGFLISLIGKTLKKHSDKVQKEQGYFLSVVEETLGGLKVIKGFNAEKIFGNKFKESTSRFFKFSNTLLNRQNLASPTSEFLGICVISVLLWYGGRLVFVSKTLEAEMFLAYIGLAYNILTPAKAISKANYGVKKGNAAAERVLEILNTESPLQDKPGAVDKSNFEDNILLEGISFKYENEYVLNDFTLNVPKGKSVALVGQSGSGKSTIANLVTRFYDVNKGAIKIDGIDIRDITKESLRGLMGLVTQDSILFNDTIKNNLLIGDENASDEEILEALKIANAWEFVKDLPKGIETNIGDSGNKISGGQKQRLSIARAVLKNPPIMILDEATSALDTESERLVQSALENMMKNRTSIVIAHRLSTIQNSDLIVVMQKGKIVEQGTHEELIASNGAYQKLVTMQSFDS; this is translated from the coding sequence ATGAACTATTTTAAACAAATTCTTCGCTTTGCGAAACCTTATAAATCTTTCGGGATTCTAAATATTATATGTAATATTTTTTATGCACTGTTTAGTGCATTGTCCTTTATAGCATTAATTCCCATGCTTAAAGTATTATTTAATAAGGAAAAAAACACGGTGTATCCCGAACCTGTATGGAAGGGAATTGCTAGTTCTAAGGATTATCTCATGGATTCTCTAAACATTTTTATTTCAGAAAATGTTGCTTCTAAAGGGGAATTATATGTTCTTACTTATATGATTATAGCTATTATTACTATATTCATGTTAAAGAATCTATTTAATTATTTAGCAATGTACTTTATTACATTTCTAAGAAATGGCGTATTAAGAGATATCAGAGATGAGTTATATGAAAAAACTATTAGTCTCCCATTATCCTTCTTCTCTGAAAAACGAAAAGGAGATACTATGGCGAGGATTTCTACTGATGTATTAGAAATACAACATTCTTTCTTGTCAATTCTAGAGCTAATAGTTAGAGAACCCCTTACCATTCTTTTTACCTTAATATTTATGTTTTACTTGAGTACAACACTTACGTTGTTTGTATTCATTTTTATTCCGGTTTCAGGGTTTCTTATTTCATTAATTGGTAAAACATTAAAAAAGCACTCTGATAAAGTTCAAAAAGAACAAGGTTATTTTTTATCCGTAGTTGAAGAAACATTGGGTGGACTTAAGGTAATTAAAGGGTTTAATGCCGAAAAAATATTTGGAAATAAGTTTAAAGAATCTACATCAAGGTTTTTCAAATTTTCAAATACTTTATTAAATCGTCAGAATTTAGCTTCTCCAACTAGTGAATTTCTAGGAATTTGCGTAATCTCTGTATTGCTATGGTATGGAGGAAGATTAGTGTTTGTAAGCAAAACTTTAGAAGCAGAAATGTTTTTAGCATATATTGGTTTAGCATATAACATTTTAACTCCTGCAAAGGCAATCTCAAAAGCTAACTACGGAGTAAAAAAAGGTAACGCCGCTGCAGAACGTGTTCTAGAAATCCTAAACACAGAATCTCCATTACAAGATAAACCTGGAGCAGTTGATAAAAGTAATTTTGAGGATAATATTCTTTTAGAAGGTATCTCCTTTAAATACGAGAATGAGTATGTGCTAAACGACTTCACTCTTAATGTTCCTAAAGGTAAATCTGTTGCACTCGTTGGGCAATCCGGAAGTGGTAAATCCACGATAGCTAATTTGGTTACGAGATTCTATGACGTAAATAAAGGAGCTATCAAAATAGATGGTATCGATATTAGAGATATTACTAAAGAATCCTTAAGAGGGTTAATGGGATTGGTGACTCAAGACTCAATTTTATTTAATGACACTATCAAAAATAATTTGCTTATTGGAGATGAAAATGCGTCTGACGAAGAAATATTGGAAGCTTTAAAAATAGCGAATGCCTGGGAATTTGTAAAAGACCTTCCCAAAGGTATAGAAACCAATATTGGTGATAGTGGTAATAAAATAAGTGGCGGACAGAAACAACGACTTTCTATAGCCAGAGCGGTGCTAAAAAATCCCCCGATCATGATTCTGGATGAAGCGACCTCCGCTTTAGACACAGAAAGCGAGCGACTGGTGCAATCAGCTTTAGAAAATATGATGAAAAATCGAACCAGTATCGTAATAGCACATAGACTATCTACTATACAAAATTCAGATTTAATCGTTGTAATGCAAAAAGGAAAAATTGTAGAACAAGGGACTCACGAAGAACTCATTGCTAGTAATGGCGCATACCAAAAATTAGTTACCATGCAATCTTTTGATAGCTAA
- a CDS encoding RNA polymerase sigma factor → MQEEEKLLIALKTDKDINSAFSKLVALYKQRLYWHIRNMVKNHDDTDDILQNVFIKVYKNISKFKGESKLYSWMYRIATNESITFLNQKAKKYNISNEELQQQLIENLEADVYFEGDEIQLKLQKAITLLPRKQQQVFNMKYFQELKYKEISEILETSEGALKASYHLASKKIEEFLKTN, encoded by the coding sequence ATTCAAGAAGAAGAAAAATTACTTATTGCCCTGAAAACGGATAAAGACATCAATAGTGCCTTTAGCAAGCTTGTTGCTCTTTATAAACAGAGATTATATTGGCATATTAGAAATATGGTAAAAAACCATGATGATACAGATGATATATTGCAAAATGTGTTTATTAAGGTGTATAAAAACATATCAAAATTTAAAGGAGAAAGTAAATTATATTCGTGGATGTATAGAATCGCTACCAATGAATCTATTACCTTCTTAAACCAAAAGGCAAAAAAATATAATATAAGTAATGAAGAATTACAGCAACAGCTTATCGAAAACCTAGAAGCTGATGTATATTTTGAAGGTGATGAGATTCAACTTAAATTGCAAAAGGCAATTACTTTATTACCAAGAAAACAGCAACAGGTATTCAATATGAAATATTTTCAGGAATTGAAATACAAAGAAATATCTGAAATTTTGGAGACTAGTGAAGGAGCGTTAAAAGCCTCGTACCATTTAGCTTCTAAAAAAATTGAAGAATTCCTGAAAACTAATTAA
- a CDS encoding sensor of ECF-type sigma factor — protein MKKILLLFIIVFTINISYSQRGSRERVKTLKIAYITEQLNLSSKEAQQFWPIYNKHDETMESLKKEERRSIRSIKDADGPEGLSEKEAEELLRNHIKGEEQKLNARKKLITDLRQVISYKQILKLVKAEREFNKRLLKQLRDRRQRN, from the coding sequence ATGAAAAAAATACTATTACTATTTATTATTGTTTTTACAATTAATATTTCTTATTCCCAAAGAGGTTCTAGAGAAAGAGTAAAAACTTTAAAAATAGCTTATATAACAGAACAATTAAATTTAAGTAGTAAGGAAGCTCAACAATTTTGGCCTATTTATAACAAACATGACGAAACCATGGAAAGCCTTAAAAAGGAAGAACGTAGATCTATTAGATCAATAAAAGATGCTGATGGACCTGAAGGCTTAAGTGAAAAAGAAGCTGAGGAGCTTTTAAGAAATCATATAAAAGGAGAAGAGCAAAAATTAAATGCTCGCAAAAAACTAATTACAGATCTAAGACAAGTTATTTCCTATAAGCAGATTCTAAAACTGGTAAAAGCAGAGAGGGAATTTAACAAACGTCTTCTAAAGCAATTGAGGGATAGACGACAAAGAAATTGA